One part of the Bacillus solimangrovi genome encodes these proteins:
- a CDS encoding ATP-dependent helicase, whose product MYDDNQLKCINNLTDNLGVTACAGAGKTSTTVGRLINILQSGKASPNEVVAITFTEKAAGEFKERIFSKYESLTGNLHGLSEIKVGTIHSFCLETLKEYFPEYRKYDIISDIQAKLLMKKEFNNKNIFSTIPYKTGTGNKAKINSNKLKPYIWNDLTALLNTFNFIREECINPNDLNSGLSSAYAEYINLLENNLFFDYSGIQNEFYHSLVNNNSFRNYIAEQIKFIFIDEYQDVNTIQNLILQELHLINPEINICVVGDDDQLIYNWRGSNVDNFLDFENQFSGSVNETLNINYRSSEGIVKTAESVVKANKKRFDKRLDSNKTYQYEQGDIISKHDFDNITKENSFIVEAIEKLKGSILTDKEGNSKTIGYDDMAILVYSPGKLRDFNPELLNMLDDAGIPYIIEGTKKLLEQEEVIEIIKLFYYFINNLIGKTLEEYDEEYGSLQTKTDIFSVFNVSDEMWDKLNSYFLEQKKKFFASDTLNFYDFTLQDLYQNIIITLDLFNLSETEENERILYNLASFSTIIDDFEKIYFRSIPKNRLYYFLKFLKHDVNNVYPEGWLTPNFLQNKCLRIMSIHKSKGLEFPVVFMPHLCEQYLFPPASGGGRNEWGILEADNQIEIKDIKNRYKEKNESLNRLFYVGVTRSKKYLFMTKSNEYEKPGCKRAVHKMPKPYALASNSPYVNYNVDIFLNKEFRYQEESNEHRPNKMVFDFTTINDFFECPHKFKLNSIMGFKPPMNVRMGYGKSLHNILEHIHKTYANTGKILNEKKDIEKLVDNYLHLPHGNHMKQLVKDMKKSAMNVISNYLNTNADTFRHIELVEQRVDFKMNDSVFVNGRVDLVKNNKSGEIIVVDFKSSDDALSTVSKNAQLKIYALGYYEFTGKIPTAIHSYSLNNKESSPSSVTLNDLKTTKDKIMELHDKISNNIYEKAATIDRSKCNHCDYENSCNK is encoded by the coding sequence ATGTACGATGATAATCAATTAAAATGTATAAATAACCTAACAGATAATCTAGGTGTAACTGCTTGTGCAGGTGCAGGGAAAACATCAACTACCGTTGGAAGACTTATTAACATTTTACAAAGTGGTAAAGCTAGCCCTAATGAAGTTGTTGCAATTACGTTTACAGAAAAAGCTGCAGGAGAATTTAAAGAGAGAATATTTTCTAAGTATGAGAGTTTAACGGGAAATTTACATGGACTTTCAGAAATTAAAGTTGGAACTATTCATAGCTTCTGTTTAGAAACATTAAAAGAATATTTCCCCGAATACAGGAAGTATGATATTATTTCAGACATCCAAGCTAAACTATTAATGAAGAAAGAATTTAACAATAAAAATATATTTTCTACAATTCCTTATAAGACAGGTACTGGCAACAAAGCAAAAATTAATTCGAATAAACTTAAGCCATATATTTGGAATGATTTAACCGCTTTACTTAATACATTTAACTTTATTAGAGAAGAATGCATTAACCCTAATGATTTAAACAGTGGCTTATCAAGTGCATATGCTGAATATATTAATCTATTAGAGAATAATTTATTTTTCGATTATTCAGGAATTCAAAATGAATTTTATCATTCTCTGGTCAATAATAATAGCTTTAGAAACTATATTGCTGAGCAAATAAAGTTCATATTTATAGATGAGTATCAAGATGTAAATACTATTCAAAATTTAATACTTCAAGAACTTCATTTGATTAATCCTGAAATTAACATTTGTGTAGTTGGGGATGATGATCAACTAATATATAACTGGCGTGGTAGCAATGTGGACAACTTCCTAGACTTTGAAAATCAGTTTAGTGGTAGTGTGAATGAAACGTTAAATATTAATTATCGTTCAAGTGAAGGTATAGTAAAAACTGCAGAAAGTGTAGTAAAGGCAAATAAGAAAAGGTTTGATAAACGTCTAGATTCAAACAAGACTTATCAATATGAACAAGGGGATATTATTTCAAAACATGATTTTGATAATATAACAAAAGAAAACTCTTTTATTGTAGAAGCGATAGAAAAATTAAAAGGTTCAATTCTTACAGACAAAGAAGGTAACAGTAAAACTATAGGTTATGATGACATGGCTATTCTTGTATATTCACCAGGAAAACTTAGAGATTTTAACCCAGAACTTCTTAATATGCTTGATGATGCAGGTATACCATATATAATTGAAGGGACAAAGAAGCTCCTTGAACAAGAGGAAGTAATAGAAATAATAAAATTGTTCTATTATTTTATAAATAACTTAATTGGTAAAACATTAGAAGAGTATGATGAGGAGTATGGGAGTTTACAAACTAAAACGGATATCTTTAGTGTATTTAATGTTTCAGATGAAATGTGGGATAAACTAAACTCTTACTTCTTGGAACAAAAAAAGAAATTCTTTGCCAGTGATACTTTGAATTTTTATGATTTTACACTTCAAGATTTATATCAGAATATTATAATTACTTTGGATTTATTTAATTTATCTGAAACTGAAGAAAATGAACGTATATTATATAATCTAGCATCATTTAGTACAATAATCGATGACTTCGAAAAAATTTACTTTAGAAGTATTCCTAAAAACAGGCTATATTATTTCTTGAAATTTTTGAAACATGATGTCAATAATGTGTATCCTGAGGGATGGCTTACACCGAACTTTTTACAAAATAAATGTTTGAGGATTATGAGTATACATAAATCAAAAGGATTAGAATTTCCTGTAGTATTCATGCCTCATTTATGCGAACAATATTTATTCCCTCCTGCTAGTGGGGGAGGGCGCAATGAATGGGGGATTCTCGAAGCTGATAATCAGATTGAAATTAAAGATATTAAAAATAGATATAAGGAAAAAAATGAATCATTGAATAGGTTGTTTTATGTAGGAGTAACTCGAAGTAAAAAGTATTTGTTCATGACAAAATCAAATGAATACGAGAAACCAGGTTGTAAAAGGGCAGTTCATAAAATGCCTAAACCATATGCTTTAGCTTCTAATTCTCCTTATGTTAACTATAATGTTGATATTTTTTTGAATAAAGAATTTCGTTACCAAGAAGAAAGTAATGAACACAGACCTAATAAGATGGTTTTTGATTTTACGACTATAAATGACTTTTTTGAATGTCCACACAAGTTTAAACTAAATTCAATAATGGGATTTAAACCACCTATGAATGTTCGTATGGGTTATGGGAAATCTCTTCATAATATTCTTGAACACATCCATAAAACTTATGCAAATACTGGGAAAATACTTAATGAAAAAAAAGATATTGAAAAACTGGTTGATAATTATCTTCATTTACCTCACGGTAATCATATGAAACAATTAGTTAAGGATATGAAAAAGTCTGCAATGAATGTTATTTCAAACTACCTTAATACGAATGCAGATACATTCCGGCATATTGAGTTAGTTGAACAACGTGTCGATTTTAAAATGAATGATTCTGTTTTTGTTAATGGTCGTGTAGATCTTGTTAAGAATAATAAATCAGGAGAAATTATTGTTGTAGATTTTAAATCTTCAGATGACGCATTGTCAACTGTATCGAAGAATGCTCAATTAAAAATTTATGCACTTGGATATTACGAATTTACTGGGAAAATACCAACTGCTATACATTCTTATTCTCTAAATAACAAAGAATCATCTCCATCTTCTGTTACTCTAAATGATCTTAAAACAACAAAAGATAAAATTATGGAATTACATGATAAAATCTCTAATAATATTTACGAGAAAGCTGCTACAATAGATAGAAGTAAATGCAACCATTGTGATTATGAGAATTCCTGTAACAAATAA
- a CDS encoding DNA methyltransferase, whose amino-acid sequence MLNDTDKQIIESIEKRIALNPDYWSFKEIRKKSGIHNIMRYPATMVPQMLEELITILAAETNSKNILDPFMGSGTVLVEGIKNKLNVYGIDINPMAYLLCKAKTQYVSTISLEKEYTQLINDIELGLPLKKIHHFTNIDKWFRKDIIIELSKLKTRIESISNKRVKLIFMICFADTITDVKNSRSSTWKLHAKSTEQIENFTYDVLNQFSKKLKLTISWYKSHLNEIKLNSQQKNSIGVKAKISCGDSRNLKKSLCLKDSSIDLIVTSPPYGDNGTTVPYGQYSSLHLFWLENNKEMKKFNTELFKTFSSVDSLSLGGKLYPMSFIHETEILKQSKSLSDYINKLLIEKQEKKARKVCSFIIDFSDSLREQIDVLRSDGYMLLVVGNRKVHNITVPFDDIIKEIVSKKTFLVTSFQRNIYNKKIAKKVSKVGNSAVETMSKETILILRKK is encoded by the coding sequence TTGTTAAATGATACAGATAAACAAATAATTGAATCTATTGAAAAGCGTATTGCATTAAATCCTGACTATTGGAGTTTTAAAGAAATACGCAAAAAAAGTGGTATCCATAATATTATGCGATATCCAGCAACCATGGTTCCACAAATGTTAGAGGAGCTCATTACCATTTTAGCTGCGGAAACAAATAGTAAAAATATTTTAGATCCATTTATGGGTTCAGGAACTGTTCTTGTTGAAGGTATAAAAAACAAACTAAATGTATACGGTATTGACATTAATCCAATGGCTTATCTATTGTGTAAAGCAAAAACTCAATACGTAAGTACTATTTCTCTAGAAAAAGAATACACTCAACTTATTAATGATATAGAACTAGGTCTACCCTTAAAAAAGATTCATCATTTCACAAATATAGATAAATGGTTTCGTAAGGACATCATTATTGAGTTATCAAAATTAAAAACTCGTATAGAAAGTATTTCAAACAAGCGAGTAAAACTAATTTTTATGATATGTTTTGCTGATACTATAACTGATGTTAAAAACTCACGATCATCAACTTGGAAATTGCATGCTAAATCTACAGAACAAATTGAAAATTTTACATATGATGTACTAAATCAATTTTCCAAAAAATTAAAGTTAACAATAAGTTGGTATAAAAGTCATCTGAATGAAATTAAACTTAATAGCCAACAAAAAAACTCAATTGGTGTAAAAGCAAAAATTTCATGTGGAGATAGTCGTAATTTAAAAAAATCTTTATGCTTAAAGGATTCAAGCATAGACTTAATTGTTACATCTCCGCCTTATGGTGATAACGGAACTACAGTTCCATATGGTCAATATTCTAGTTTGCACTTATTTTGGTTAGAAAATAATAAAGAAATGAAAAAATTCAATACTGAGCTGTTTAAAACTTTTAGTTCAGTTGATAGTCTAAGCTTAGGCGGAAAATTATACCCTATGAGTTTTATTCATGAAACTGAAATTCTTAAACAATCAAAGTCTTTATCTGATTATATAAATAAACTCCTTATAGAAAAACAAGAGAAAAAAGCACGTAAAGTATGTAGTTTCATCATTGATTTTTCGGATTCATTAAGGGAACAAATTGATGTTTTACGTAGCGATGGTTATATGCTACTAGTAGTAGGAAATAGAAAAGTACACAATATAACAGTTCCCTTCGACGACATTATAAAAGAAATCGTATCAAAAAAAACTTTCCTTGTTACATCTTTCCAAAGAAATATTTATAATAAAAAAATTGCAAAAAAAGTCTCAAAAGTAGGAAATTCAGCTGTCGAAACGATGTCAAAAGAAACAATATTAATCCTCAGAAAAAAATAA